In the genome of Metabacillus litoralis, the window AATTCTTCATTCCGTAAGGTGGTAGGTTGAATCATCTCATCTAATTCTGCCTCTGTAGGAAATGCCTTTAAATTACCGCCCGAAAATTCAGCGATTGCTTTCTCCGCTTTTACCATATCCTTTAGGATTTCACCTTTTACTTTAAAGGCAATGTTGGAATGAAATCCGCTAGCATCATGAGGATTGGCAGATAGAATGAACCCAGCATCTTCTGAGATGACCACTTTTCTATGGTTTGCTTTGACGTTCAATAATTTTAAATAAGAACGAGCAGTTACATTTGGTGCGGAGCTTTCCACTGGATTTGGAAGCCAGCCAGATCCACCTTGTCCAAACCACTTAAATGCTGCTCTCCAAATACCAGAATAAATCAGATTAGGATCACGTAGTTTGTCTAAGTCTGTATATACCACTTCAACTCCACTGTCCTTTAGTGGATCAATTTGCTGTGCTTTATGTGAGCCATATGTTGTATTAATTTCATCGGTAATAAAAATGACTTTTAGGTCAGGGTGCTTCTCTTTTTGTTTTTTAATAGATTTCATTAATTTTTCACTAAGCTTTGGGTATGGTCGTTTGTTGTCTGTATATCCATTCACAAGAAAAAGATCAATTATTAGAAAATGCTCGGCTTCTTCAATTGTTTTAAAAACTTCCTTGAAAATGGAGTGATCATGTACTTCTTTTCCTTCTTTTTGATAGGTGAGGTCATATAAAAACTCCACATCTTGTTGGGGAATTGTGTGTATTGTACCTTGATAGGAAATGCCGGGTGGAAGGGGTTTAATTCTGTGATAAATCATGATGGATGTTAGGATCAT includes:
- a CDS encoding phospholipase D family protein — protein: MNKKRKMIIIGMIVMILTSIMIYHRIKPLPPGISYQGTIHTIPQQDVEFLYDLTYQKEGKEVHDHSIFKEVFKTIEEAEHFLIIDLFLVNGYTDNKRPYPKLSEKLMKSIKKQKEKHPDLKVIFITDEINTTYGSHKAQQIDPLKDSGVEVVYTDLDKLRDPNLIYSGIWRAAFKWFGQGGSGWLPNPVESSAPNVTARSYLKLLNVKANHRKVVISEDAGFILSANPHDASGFHSNIAFKVKGEILKDMVKAEKAIAEFSGGNLKAFPTEAELDEMIQPTTLRNEELPVKAQILTEGKVQNHVVEAITKAKKEDEIWIGMFYLADRDIITSIEEAAKRRVKINIVLDPNQNAFGQEKIGLPNLPIAAELQNVDYENIKIRWYATNKEQYHTKLIYIKSQQESIVIGGSTNYTSRNLDDYNLEESIKIKASTDSKLIKGVDDYFNRIWTNEDGTYTVEYEKYQNSLSVFKYMMYIVQKVFQMTTY